The Columba livia isolate bColLiv1 breed racing homer chromosome 18, bColLiv1.pat.W.v2, whole genome shotgun sequence genome includes a region encoding these proteins:
- the QRICH2 gene encoding glutamine-rich protein 2 isoform X1, translated as MAELSPSSGQQSTAGSRSPRTLPWAHPATCSPRLGLPSRMLQDSCQASRTSWRGTAMRYGPSAWTLHQDRRRLCPRLPREHQPSCLEAQPVGWGCQAVMWGVPFLGVPTSRLHGRADHQFGPMRHQFGDRDWGHGVGFWGLSSWLPVNLLSFASSSQDDSGGQSASAEPPELDVNAQHGENSARGPNGPGIQHGTKTSQGTPGSHRTLVTPEKLGDVPSDQMRTSDASTTTTGTQPESLSTQVTTTGVEPGSPSTQATALGMQTRSPGTKTTTLHPEPGATGTQSTTPGMQPGSPGTHATTPGMQPGSPGTHVITLEMEPGSPGTRATTPGMQPGSPGTQSTTPGMQPGSPGTHATTPGMQPGSPGTHVITLEMEPGPPGTRATTPGMQPGSPGTQSTTPGMQPGSPGTRATTPGMQPGSPGTHATTPGVQPGSPGTHATTPGMQPGSPGTHATTPGMQPGSPGTHATTPGMQSASPGTHATTPGMQPGSPSTCATTPGTQLASQGTRLNATNSRHGDKALPSTVPAQAGHPAAQTIQTTAQGFEIPPNTAPRATSPWKEPVMLWESSGSSGTAVEVEQAFHQIGQLGHLCAALKEQVAQLEATKSDRTELENLHQLFLERGQESTTSILANLQGLAKELQEKAEKIRQLESALGNLRFDGAGRKADDSGQIALLLGSPQHEMKQELQAEQQETTKATLEQLVTKTSEQLQAEQLHEPRVPTQSGGQEQAGCPICNSDTKVQVAKLLQRYEKLQELVESSMSQQMVGKMQDELLKCIQATIMQVQGDYKQLSSALRNLLDDHHQEQKAIEALSQALERLKQQKADKEELLLLGIDEKADKAALADKVSCSQFEACVERLNAMMEEVTSRVTGQEKGWHQFQRQLQTQMDSKLDRRELGPFRQHLEERWKSLRGQLQEKVLQPERDDAAGIRKQLLADFHCLSCDRPLNMLAPGPEQTGECRYPTVPRSCGGPHTLTPPRFQPHLPSAPRRLPPIARCLNKKDVMLLCQNSISAGQQDGQLPVLGDQAGMAGSCLWRPSWWHEGDSSRVAVGCQVFSPPMTPLACSGLSLPGFQRDNPELSLRQRDSPDTESSLSQSGTPCSLEHQRALSQGSASDLGHLSPAPGLLPPPQPHQNGSAP; from the exons ATGGCTGAGCTAAGCCCGAGCTCagggcagcagagcacagcagggtCCAGGTCCCCAaggaccctcccctgggctcaccccGCCACCTGCTCTCCCAGACTAGGGCTCCCCTCCAGGATGCTGCAGGACAGCTGTCAGGCCTCCAGGACCAGCTGGCGCGGGACAGCAATGCGGTATGGCCCAAGCGCCTGGACCCTGCACCAGGACAGGAGGCGGCTGTGTCCCCGGCTCCCTCGGgaacaccagccctcctgcctcgaGGCACAGCCTGTGGGTTGGGGGTGCCAGGCAGTGATGTGGGGGGTCCCATTCCTGGGGGTCCCAACCTCCCGGCTCCATGGCCGGGCTGACCACCAGTTTGGCCCCATGAGGCACcagtttggggacagggactggggacacgGTGTGGGGTTCTGGGGTTTGTCCTCGTGGTTGCCAGTAAACCTGCTGTCCTTTGCCTCCTCTTCCCAGGATGACAGTGGGGGCCAGTCTGCCTCTGCTGAGCCCCCTGAATTGGATGTAAACGCCCAGCATGGGGAGAACTCAGCACGGGGTCCAAATGGACCTGGAATACAACATGGGACAAAGACCAGCCAGGGGACTCCAGGGTCACACAGAACACTGGTGACCCCTGAGAAGTTGGGTGATGTTCCCTCAGATCAAATGAGGACTTCTGATGCTAGCACCACCACCACAGGAACACAGCCAGAATCCCTTAGCACCCAGGTCACTACCACAGGGGTGGAGCCTGggtcccccagcacccaggcCACTGCCCTGGGCATGCAGACGAGGTCCCCTGGCACCAAGACCACCACTCTGCACCCAGAGCCTGGGGCCACCGGCACCCAAAGCACCACCCCAGGGATGCAGCCTGGATCACCTGGCACTCATGCCACCACCCCAGGGATGCAGCCTGGGTCACCTGGCACTCATGTCATCACTCTTGAGATGGAGCCAGGGTCACCTGGCACTCGTGCCACCACCCCAGGGATGCAGCCAGGGTCACCTGGCACCCAAAGCACCACCCCAGGGATGCAGCCTGGATCACCTGGCACTCATGCCACCACCCCAGGGATGCAGCCTGGGTCACCTGGCACTCATGTCATCACTCTTGAGATGGAGCCAGGGCCACCTGGCACTCGTGCCACCACCCCAGGGATGCAGCCAGGGTCACCTGGCACCCAAAGCACCACCCCAGGGATGCAGCCAGGGTCACCTGGCACTCGTGCCACCACCCCAGGAATGCAGCCAGGGTCACCTGGCACTCATGCCACCACCCCaggggtgcagcctgggtcaCCTGGCACTCATGCCACCACCCCAGGGATGCAGCCAGGGTCACCTGGCACTCATGCCACCACCCCAGGGATGCAGCCTGGGTCACCTGGCACTCATGCCACCACCCCAGGGATGCAGTCAGCATCACCTGGCACTCATGCCACCACCCCAGGGATGCAGCCTGGGTCACCTAGCACTTGTGCCACCACGCCAGGGACACAGCTGGCATCTCAAGGGACACGTCTGAATGCCACAAACTCCAGGCATGGAGACAAGGCTTTGCCCAGCACTGTACCTGCTCAGGCAGGCCACCCAGCAGCTCAGACCATACAGACAACAGCCCAGGGGTTTGAGATCCCCCCCAACACTGCTCCCAGGGCCACGTCGCCTTGGAAAGAGCCAGTCATGCTCTGGGAATCATCGGGCTCCAGCGGCACTGCTGTGGAGGTCGAACAAGCTTTCCACCAGATTGGACAACTTGGCCACCTCTGTGCTGCCCTGAAGGAGCAGGTGGCCCAGCTGGAAGCCACCAAGTCTGACCGTACTGAGCTTGAGAACCTGCATCAGCTCTTCCTGGAAAGAG GCCAGGAGAgcaccaccagcatcctggccaaCCTGCAGGGCCTGGCCAAGGAGCTCCAAGAGAAGGCGGAGAAG ATCAGGCAGCTGGAGAGCGCCCTTGGAAACCTGAGGTTTGATGGAGCTGGCAGAAAAGCAGATGACAGTGGCCAAATCGCCCTCCTGCTGGG GTCCCCGCAGCACGAGAtgaagcaggagctgcaggcagagcagcaagAGACGACAAAGGCAACGCTGGAGCAGTTGGTGACCAAGACGTCcgagcagctgcaggcagag CAGCTGCATGAGCCGAGGGTGCCCACACAGAGTggggggcaggagcaggcagggtgcCCCATTTGCAACTCAGACACCAAAGTGCAGGTGGCAAAGCTCCTCCAGCGCTATGAGAAGCTCCAGGAGCTGGTGGAGTCCTCCATGTCCCAACAGATGGTGGGCAAGATG CAGGACGAGCTGCTGAAGTGCATCCAGGCCACCATCATGCAGGTACAAGGGGACTAcaagcagctcagctctgccctcaggaacctcctggatGATCATCACCAGGAACAGAAAGCCATCGAG gctctgtcccaggccctggagaggctgaagcagcagaaagcagacaaggaggagctgctgctgttgggaatcgatgag aaagcagacaaagccgcCCTGGCCGACAAAGTCAGTTGCAGCCAGTTTGAGGCGTGCGTGGAGCGGTTGAACGcgatgatggaggaggtgacgagccgggtgacgggccaggagaagGGCTGGCACCAATTCCAGCGACAGCTCCAGACACAGATGGACTccaag ctggaccgccgggagctggggcCGTTCCGGCAGCACCtggaggagcggtggaagagcctcagggggcagctccaggagaaggTGCTGCAGCCAGAGCGTGACGATGCtgctgggattaggaa gcagctgctggctgaTTTTCActgcctgtcctgtgaccggcccctcaacatgctggcgccTGGACC GGAACAGACgggcgagtgcagataccccactgttccACGGAGCTGTGGGGGCCCACACACCCTCACCCCCCCGCGCTTTCAGCCTCACCTGCCCAGCGCCCCAAGGCGGCTCCCACCCATTGCCCGGTGCCTGAACAAG AAGGACGTGATGCTGTTGTGCCAGAACAGCATCAGTGCGGGCCAGCAGGAcgggcagctgcctgtgctgggggaCCAGGCAGGTATGGCTGGGTCATGCCTGTGGAGGCCATCCTGGTGGCATGaaggggacagcagcagggtggCCGTGGGGTGCCAGGTTTTCTCCCCCCCAATGACTCCCCTGGCTTGCTCTGGTCTCTCCTTGCCAGGCTTCCAGAGGGACAACCCTGAGCTGTCCCTAAGGCAAAGGGACAGCCCAGACACTGAGTCCTCACTGAGCCAGTCAG GCACCCCCTGCTCACTGGAGCACCAACGAGCCTTGTCCCAAGGATCAGCCTCAGACCTCGGTCACCTCTCCCCAGCACCGGGGCTGCTcccgcccccccagccccaccaaaATGGATCAGCACCCTGA
- the QRICH2 gene encoding glutamine-rich protein 2 isoform X5 encodes MAELSPSSGQQSTAGSRSPRTLPWAHPATCSPRLGLPSRMLQDSCQASRTSWRGTAMRYGPSAWTLHQDRRRLCPRLPREHQPSCLEAQPVGWGCQAVMWGVPFLGVPTSRLHGRADHQFGPMRHQFGDRDWGHGVGFWGLSSWLPVNLLSFASSSQDDSGGQSASAEPPELDVNAQHGENSARGPNGPGIQHGTKTSQGTPGSHRTLVTPEKLGDVPSDQMRTSDASTTTTGTQPESLSTQVTTTGVEPGSPSTQATALGMQTRSPGTKTTTLHPEPGATGTQSTTPGMQPGSPGTHATTPGMQPGSPGTHVITLEMEPGSPGTRATTPGMQPGSPGTQSTTPGMQPGSPGTHATTPGMQPGSPGTHVITLEMEPGPPGTRATTPGMQPGSPGTQSTTPGMQPGSPGTRATTPGMQPGSPGTHATTPGVQPGSPGTHATTPGMQPGSPGTHATTPGMQPGSPGTHATTPGMQSASPGTHATTPGMQPGSPSTCATTPGTQLASQGTRLNATNSRHGDKALPSTVPAQAGHPAAQTIQTTAQGFEIPPNTAPRATSPWKEPVMLWESSGSSGTAVEVEQAFHQIGQLGHLCAALKEQVAQLEATKSDRTELENLHQLFLERGQESTTSILANLQGLAKELQEKAEKIRQLESALGNLRFDGAGRKADDSGQIALLLGSPQHEMKQELQAEQQETTKATLEQLVTKTSEQLQAEQLHEPRVPTQSGGQEQAGCPICNSDTKVQVAKLLQRYEKLQELVESSMSQQMVGKMQDELLKCIQATIMQVQGDYKQLSSALRNLLDDHHQEQKAIEALSQALERLKQQKADKEELLLLGIDEKADKAALADKVSCSQFEACVERLNAMMEEVTSRVTGQEKGWHQFQRQLQTQMDSKLDRRELGPFRQHLEERWKSLRGQLQEKVLQPERDDAAGIRKQLLADFHCLSCDRPLNMLAPGPEQTGECRYPTVPRSCGGPHTLTPPRFQPHLPSAPRRLPPIARCLNKKDVMLLCQNSISAGQQDGQLPVLGDQAGFQRDNPELSLRQRDSPDTESSLSQSGTPCSLEHQRALSQGSASDLGHLSPAPGLLPPPQPHQNGSAP; translated from the exons ATGGCTGAGCTAAGCCCGAGCTCagggcagcagagcacagcagggtCCAGGTCCCCAaggaccctcccctgggctcaccccGCCACCTGCTCTCCCAGACTAGGGCTCCCCTCCAGGATGCTGCAGGACAGCTGTCAGGCCTCCAGGACCAGCTGGCGCGGGACAGCAATGCGGTATGGCCCAAGCGCCTGGACCCTGCACCAGGACAGGAGGCGGCTGTGTCCCCGGCTCCCTCGGgaacaccagccctcctgcctcgaGGCACAGCCTGTGGGTTGGGGGTGCCAGGCAGTGATGTGGGGGGTCCCATTCCTGGGGGTCCCAACCTCCCGGCTCCATGGCCGGGCTGACCACCAGTTTGGCCCCATGAGGCACcagtttggggacagggactggggacacgGTGTGGGGTTCTGGGGTTTGTCCTCGTGGTTGCCAGTAAACCTGCTGTCCTTTGCCTCCTCTTCCCAGGATGACAGTGGGGGCCAGTCTGCCTCTGCTGAGCCCCCTGAATTGGATGTAAACGCCCAGCATGGGGAGAACTCAGCACGGGGTCCAAATGGACCTGGAATACAACATGGGACAAAGACCAGCCAGGGGACTCCAGGGTCACACAGAACACTGGTGACCCCTGAGAAGTTGGGTGATGTTCCCTCAGATCAAATGAGGACTTCTGATGCTAGCACCACCACCACAGGAACACAGCCAGAATCCCTTAGCACCCAGGTCACTACCACAGGGGTGGAGCCTGggtcccccagcacccaggcCACTGCCCTGGGCATGCAGACGAGGTCCCCTGGCACCAAGACCACCACTCTGCACCCAGAGCCTGGGGCCACCGGCACCCAAAGCACCACCCCAGGGATGCAGCCTGGATCACCTGGCACTCATGCCACCACCCCAGGGATGCAGCCTGGGTCACCTGGCACTCATGTCATCACTCTTGAGATGGAGCCAGGGTCACCTGGCACTCGTGCCACCACCCCAGGGATGCAGCCAGGGTCACCTGGCACCCAAAGCACCACCCCAGGGATGCAGCCTGGATCACCTGGCACTCATGCCACCACCCCAGGGATGCAGCCTGGGTCACCTGGCACTCATGTCATCACTCTTGAGATGGAGCCAGGGCCACCTGGCACTCGTGCCACCACCCCAGGGATGCAGCCAGGGTCACCTGGCACCCAAAGCACCACCCCAGGGATGCAGCCAGGGTCACCTGGCACTCGTGCCACCACCCCAGGAATGCAGCCAGGGTCACCTGGCACTCATGCCACCACCCCaggggtgcagcctgggtcaCCTGGCACTCATGCCACCACCCCAGGGATGCAGCCAGGGTCACCTGGCACTCATGCCACCACCCCAGGGATGCAGCCTGGGTCACCTGGCACTCATGCCACCACCCCAGGGATGCAGTCAGCATCACCTGGCACTCATGCCACCACCCCAGGGATGCAGCCTGGGTCACCTAGCACTTGTGCCACCACGCCAGGGACACAGCTGGCATCTCAAGGGACACGTCTGAATGCCACAAACTCCAGGCATGGAGACAAGGCTTTGCCCAGCACTGTACCTGCTCAGGCAGGCCACCCAGCAGCTCAGACCATACAGACAACAGCCCAGGGGTTTGAGATCCCCCCCAACACTGCTCCCAGGGCCACGTCGCCTTGGAAAGAGCCAGTCATGCTCTGGGAATCATCGGGCTCCAGCGGCACTGCTGTGGAGGTCGAACAAGCTTTCCACCAGATTGGACAACTTGGCCACCTCTGTGCTGCCCTGAAGGAGCAGGTGGCCCAGCTGGAAGCCACCAAGTCTGACCGTACTGAGCTTGAGAACCTGCATCAGCTCTTCCTGGAAAGAG GCCAGGAGAgcaccaccagcatcctggccaaCCTGCAGGGCCTGGCCAAGGAGCTCCAAGAGAAGGCGGAGAAG ATCAGGCAGCTGGAGAGCGCCCTTGGAAACCTGAGGTTTGATGGAGCTGGCAGAAAAGCAGATGACAGTGGCCAAATCGCCCTCCTGCTGGG GTCCCCGCAGCACGAGAtgaagcaggagctgcaggcagagcagcaagAGACGACAAAGGCAACGCTGGAGCAGTTGGTGACCAAGACGTCcgagcagctgcaggcagag CAGCTGCATGAGCCGAGGGTGCCCACACAGAGTggggggcaggagcaggcagggtgcCCCATTTGCAACTCAGACACCAAAGTGCAGGTGGCAAAGCTCCTCCAGCGCTATGAGAAGCTCCAGGAGCTGGTGGAGTCCTCCATGTCCCAACAGATGGTGGGCAAGATG CAGGACGAGCTGCTGAAGTGCATCCAGGCCACCATCATGCAGGTACAAGGGGACTAcaagcagctcagctctgccctcaggaacctcctggatGATCATCACCAGGAACAGAAAGCCATCGAG gctctgtcccaggccctggagaggctgaagcagcagaaagcagacaaggaggagctgctgctgttgggaatcgatgag aaagcagacaaagccgcCCTGGCCGACAAAGTCAGTTGCAGCCAGTTTGAGGCGTGCGTGGAGCGGTTGAACGcgatgatggaggaggtgacgagccgggtgacgggccaggagaagGGCTGGCACCAATTCCAGCGACAGCTCCAGACACAGATGGACTccaag ctggaccgccgggagctggggcCGTTCCGGCAGCACCtggaggagcggtggaagagcctcagggggcagctccaggagaaggTGCTGCAGCCAGAGCGTGACGATGCtgctgggattaggaa gcagctgctggctgaTTTTCActgcctgtcctgtgaccggcccctcaacatgctggcgccTGGACC GGAACAGACgggcgagtgcagataccccactgttccACGGAGCTGTGGGGGCCCACACACCCTCACCCCCCCGCGCTTTCAGCCTCACCTGCCCAGCGCCCCAAGGCGGCTCCCACCCATTGCCCGGTGCCTGAACAAG AAGGACGTGATGCTGTTGTGCCAGAACAGCATCAGTGCGGGCCAGCAGGAcgggcagctgcctgtgctgggggaCCAGGCAG GCTTCCAGAGGGACAACCCTGAGCTGTCCCTAAGGCAAAGGGACAGCCCAGACACTGAGTCCTCACTGAGCCAGTCAG GCACCCCCTGCTCACTGGAGCACCAACGAGCCTTGTCCCAAGGATCAGCCTCAGACCTCGGTCACCTCTCCCCAGCACCGGGGCTGCTcccgcccccccagccccaccaaaATGGATCAGCACCCTGA
- the QRICH2 gene encoding glutamine-rich protein 2 isoform X4: protein MASHDLMKMLDTAIEIPHDGVLNLRALHKLLKAMIGQLGQHQLPVLEPGQSPTSCLGKDQDTKEQPGQEEEEDGALSTGQQPQEPEEQLPRKDTLERTRSNAEVTSMVKDLTAKATEEEQEICKDDSGGQSASAEPPELDVNAQHGENSARGPNGPGIQHGTKTSQGTPGSHRTLVTPEKLGDVPSDQMRTSDASTTTTGTQPESLSTQVTTTGVEPGSPSTQATALGMQTRSPGTKTTTLHPEPGATGTQSTTPGMQPGSPGTHATTPGMQPGSPGTHVITLEMEPGSPGTRATTPGMQPGSPGTQSTTPGMQPGSPGTHATTPGMQPGSPGTHVITLEMEPGPPGTRATTPGMQPGSPGTQSTTPGMQPGSPGTRATTPGMQPGSPGTHATTPGVQPGSPGTHATTPGMQPGSPGTHATTPGMQPGSPGTHATTPGMQSASPGTHATTPGMQPGSPSTCATTPGTQLASQGTRLNATNSRHGDKALPSTVPAQAGHPAAQTIQTTAQGFEIPPNTAPRATSPWKEPVMLWESSGSSGTAVEVEQAFHQIGQLGHLCAALKEQVAQLEATKSDRTELENLHQLFLERGQESTTSILANLQGLAKELQEKAEKIRQLESALGNLRFDGAGRKADDSGQIALLLGSPQHEMKQELQAEQQETTKATLEQLVTKTSEQLQAEQLHEPRVPTQSGGQEQAGCPICNSDTKVQVAKLLQRYEKLQELVESSMSQQMVGKMQDELLKCIQATIMQVQGDYKQLSSALRNLLDDHHQEQKAIEALSQALERLKQQKADKEELLLLGIDEKADKAALADKVSCSQFEACVERLNAMMEEVTSRVTGQEKGWHQFQRQLQTQMDSKLDRRELGPFRQHLEERWKSLRGQLQEKVLQPERDDAAGIRKQLLADFHCLSCDRPLNMLAPGPEQTGECRYPTVPRSCGGPHTLTPPRFQPHLPSAPRRLPPIARCLNKKDVMLLCQNSISAGQQDGQLPVLGDQAGMAGSCLWRPSWWHEGDSSRVAVGCQVFSPPMTPLACSGLSLPGFQRDNPELSLRQRDSPDTESSLSQSGTPCSLEHQRALSQGSASDLGHLSPAPGLLPPPQPHQNGSAP, encoded by the exons ATGGCCTCACATGACCTCATGAAGATGCTGGACACTGCTATTGAGATACCCCATGATGGGGTTCTTAACTTACGGGCACTGCACAAGCTGCTCAAGGCCATGatcgggcagctgggccagcaccAACTGCCTGTCTTGGAGCCAGGGCAAAGCCCGACTTCCTGCCTGGGGAAGGACCAGGACACCAAGgaacagcctggccaggaggaggaagaagatggaGCCCTGAGCACGGGACAGCAGCCCCAAgagccagaggagcagctgcccAGGAAGGACACGCTGGAGAGGACCAGGAGCAATGCTGAGGTCACCTCCATGGTCAAGGATCTTACGgcaaaagcaacagaagagGAACAAGAAATCTGCAAG GATGACAGTGGGGGCCAGTCTGCCTCTGCTGAGCCCCCTGAATTGGATGTAAACGCCCAGCATGGGGAGAACTCAGCACGGGGTCCAAATGGACCTGGAATACAACATGGGACAAAGACCAGCCAGGGGACTCCAGGGTCACACAGAACACTGGTGACCCCTGAGAAGTTGGGTGATGTTCCCTCAGATCAAATGAGGACTTCTGATGCTAGCACCACCACCACAGGAACACAGCCAGAATCCCTTAGCACCCAGGTCACTACCACAGGGGTGGAGCCTGggtcccccagcacccaggcCACTGCCCTGGGCATGCAGACGAGGTCCCCTGGCACCAAGACCACCACTCTGCACCCAGAGCCTGGGGCCACCGGCACCCAAAGCACCACCCCAGGGATGCAGCCTGGATCACCTGGCACTCATGCCACCACCCCAGGGATGCAGCCTGGGTCACCTGGCACTCATGTCATCACTCTTGAGATGGAGCCAGGGTCACCTGGCACTCGTGCCACCACCCCAGGGATGCAGCCAGGGTCACCTGGCACCCAAAGCACCACCCCAGGGATGCAGCCTGGATCACCTGGCACTCATGCCACCACCCCAGGGATGCAGCCTGGGTCACCTGGCACTCATGTCATCACTCTTGAGATGGAGCCAGGGCCACCTGGCACTCGTGCCACCACCCCAGGGATGCAGCCAGGGTCACCTGGCACCCAAAGCACCACCCCAGGGATGCAGCCAGGGTCACCTGGCACTCGTGCCACCACCCCAGGAATGCAGCCAGGGTCACCTGGCACTCATGCCACCACCCCaggggtgcagcctgggtcaCCTGGCACTCATGCCACCACCCCAGGGATGCAGCCAGGGTCACCTGGCACTCATGCCACCACCCCAGGGATGCAGCCTGGGTCACCTGGCACTCATGCCACCACCCCAGGGATGCAGTCAGCATCACCTGGCACTCATGCCACCACCCCAGGGATGCAGCCTGGGTCACCTAGCACTTGTGCCACCACGCCAGGGACACAGCTGGCATCTCAAGGGACACGTCTGAATGCCACAAACTCCAGGCATGGAGACAAGGCTTTGCCCAGCACTGTACCTGCTCAGGCAGGCCACCCAGCAGCTCAGACCATACAGACAACAGCCCAGGGGTTTGAGATCCCCCCCAACACTGCTCCCAGGGCCACGTCGCCTTGGAAAGAGCCAGTCATGCTCTGGGAATCATCGGGCTCCAGCGGCACTGCTGTGGAGGTCGAACAAGCTTTCCACCAGATTGGACAACTTGGCCACCTCTGTGCTGCCCTGAAGGAGCAGGTGGCCCAGCTGGAAGCCACCAAGTCTGACCGTACTGAGCTTGAGAACCTGCATCAGCTCTTCCTGGAAAGAG GCCAGGAGAgcaccaccagcatcctggccaaCCTGCAGGGCCTGGCCAAGGAGCTCCAAGAGAAGGCGGAGAAG ATCAGGCAGCTGGAGAGCGCCCTTGGAAACCTGAGGTTTGATGGAGCTGGCAGAAAAGCAGATGACAGTGGCCAAATCGCCCTCCTGCTGGG GTCCCCGCAGCACGAGAtgaagcaggagctgcaggcagagcagcaagAGACGACAAAGGCAACGCTGGAGCAGTTGGTGACCAAGACGTCcgagcagctgcaggcagag CAGCTGCATGAGCCGAGGGTGCCCACACAGAGTggggggcaggagcaggcagggtgcCCCATTTGCAACTCAGACACCAAAGTGCAGGTGGCAAAGCTCCTCCAGCGCTATGAGAAGCTCCAGGAGCTGGTGGAGTCCTCCATGTCCCAACAGATGGTGGGCAAGATG CAGGACGAGCTGCTGAAGTGCATCCAGGCCACCATCATGCAGGTACAAGGGGACTAcaagcagctcagctctgccctcaggaacctcctggatGATCATCACCAGGAACAGAAAGCCATCGAG gctctgtcccaggccctggagaggctgaagcagcagaaagcagacaaggaggagctgctgctgttgggaatcgatgag aaagcagacaaagccgcCCTGGCCGACAAAGTCAGTTGCAGCCAGTTTGAGGCGTGCGTGGAGCGGTTGAACGcgatgatggaggaggtgacgagccgggtgacgggccaggagaagGGCTGGCACCAATTCCAGCGACAGCTCCAGACACAGATGGACTccaag ctggaccgccgggagctggggcCGTTCCGGCAGCACCtggaggagcggtggaagagcctcagggggcagctccaggagaaggTGCTGCAGCCAGAGCGTGACGATGCtgctgggattaggaa gcagctgctggctgaTTTTCActgcctgtcctgtgaccggcccctcaacatgctggcgccTGGACC GGAACAGACgggcgagtgcagataccccactgttccACGGAGCTGTGGGGGCCCACACACCCTCACCCCCCCGCGCTTTCAGCCTCACCTGCCCAGCGCCCCAAGGCGGCTCCCACCCATTGCCCGGTGCCTGAACAAG AAGGACGTGATGCTGTTGTGCCAGAACAGCATCAGTGCGGGCCAGCAGGAcgggcagctgcctgtgctgggggaCCAGGCAGGTATGGCTGGGTCATGCCTGTGGAGGCCATCCTGGTGGCATGaaggggacagcagcagggtggCCGTGGGGTGCCAGGTTTTCTCCCCCCCAATGACTCCCCTGGCTTGCTCTGGTCTCTCCTTGCCAGGCTTCCAGAGGGACAACCCTGAGCTGTCCCTAAGGCAAAGGGACAGCCCAGACACTGAGTCCTCACTGAGCCAGTCAG GCACCCCCTGCTCACTGGAGCACCAACGAGCCTTGTCCCAAGGATCAGCCTCAGACCTCGGTCACCTCTCCCCAGCACCGGGGCTGCTcccgcccccccagccccaccaaaATGGATCAGCACCCTGA